One Spirochaeta africana DSM 8902 genomic window carries:
- a CDS encoding putative bifunctional diguanylate cyclase/phosphodiesterase, translating into MSSADFPLLIAPLVTLGITAVGSIFFLYLSVQAGRRYYLPLLFISVICVLYIAAELMLVLVHPASQQLQHAYLLQRLFGIAGIVCTTWFTGDILRRHSMQQRLAHYLLLAALAVGIVIIGGAILHPPLFWTRQDTGILWFAHGGLFVGVWTAALALLTAEGLRTRQWLFIGMIQAGLIGVFFSFLIDFTPEYADAVQPLFGQLRVMPIGLTLFLLLGGAAVIRDFISTSRELTVTKDRLAFLAYHDDLTGLMNRQALTDRLQQTIAQARRSTTEKTCGLLMIDLDHFKRINDGISHDVGDKILTAFANRIRNRIRSSDFFFRIGGDEFAIILTQLKQPTDAAVVSDKILRSMDDPFLVGEETLYLGCSIGISIFPKDADGAEQLMIRADSALSEGKRERNVYRFYTKQMQIDAARKMKLLGHLRAALMREELHLVFQPQIASDGRIIGAEALLRWNNFELGSISPGEFIPVAEESGLITPIGHWVIEQACAAAQHWDEEGLPPFPVAVNISARQLRQKDLVPQISSALQRCGLTPDRLHVEITESSVLDNPETAIAVLHRLNSLGVHIAIDDFGTGFSSLSYLKELPVDCVKIDRSFFLELPEDAKSSSLVLGIISMIDGLGLSIIAEGVESAGQISFLQANAPIVVQGFYYSKPLNNQAFIEFVRKHQQG; encoded by the coding sequence ATGAGCAGTGCAGACTTTCCCCTGCTGATAGCCCCGCTGGTTACCCTGGGTATCACCGCGGTTGGCAGCATTTTCTTTTTATATCTCTCGGTGCAGGCTGGCCGCCGCTATTATCTGCCTCTCCTGTTCATCTCCGTCATCTGCGTGCTATATATTGCAGCCGAACTGATGCTGGTACTCGTCCACCCTGCAAGCCAGCAACTGCAGCATGCCTACCTCCTGCAGCGGCTTTTCGGCATCGCCGGCATCGTGTGCACCACCTGGTTTACCGGTGATATCCTGCGTCGCCACAGCATGCAGCAGCGACTGGCTCACTATTTGCTCCTGGCTGCACTGGCAGTCGGTATAGTAATCATTGGCGGGGCAATTCTTCACCCGCCCTTGTTCTGGACCCGTCAGGATACCGGGATTCTCTGGTTCGCACACGGGGGATTGTTTGTCGGTGTCTGGACTGCAGCATTAGCCCTGCTTACCGCCGAGGGTCTGCGTACCAGACAGTGGCTTTTTATTGGCATGATCCAGGCAGGCCTGATCGGGGTATTCTTTTCCTTTCTGATTGATTTCACTCCCGAGTACGCTGACGCTGTACAGCCGCTGTTCGGACAGCTCAGGGTAATGCCAATCGGCCTGACGCTCTTTCTGCTGCTTGGCGGGGCCGCCGTTATCCGGGATTTTATCAGTACCAGTCGTGAGCTCACCGTCACCAAAGACCGGTTGGCTTTTCTGGCGTACCACGACGATCTAACCGGATTGATGAATCGCCAGGCACTGACCGACCGTCTGCAGCAGACCATTGCCCAGGCGCGTCGCAGCACTACCGAGAAAACATGCGGGCTGCTGATGATCGACCTTGATCATTTCAAGCGCATCAACGACGGCATCAGCCACGACGTTGGGGACAAGATTCTCACCGCATTCGCCAACCGCATCAGAAACCGCATCCGTTCCAGCGACTTCTTTTTCCGTATCGGCGGTGACGAGTTTGCGATCATCCTGACACAGCTCAAGCAGCCAACCGATGCCGCAGTAGTCAGCGACAAGATCCTGCGGTCTATGGATGATCCATTCCTGGTCGGCGAAGAAACCCTCTACCTGGGCTGCAGTATAGGCATCAGCATCTTCCCGAAGGACGCCGATGGAGCCGAGCAGTTAATGATCCGAGCCGACAGTGCCCTGTCGGAAGGCAAGCGCGAGCGGAATGTCTACCGCTTCTACACAAAGCAAATGCAGATCGATGCCGCTCGCAAAATGAAGCTCCTGGGACATCTGCGTGCAGCCCTGATGCGAGAGGAGCTGCATCTGGTTTTTCAGCCTCAGATTGCCTCGGACGGCAGGATTATCGGGGCCGAAGCACTGCTGCGCTGGAACAACTTCGAGCTGGGAAGCATCAGCCCGGGTGAATTTATCCCGGTGGCTGAGGAATCAGGCCTTATCACCCCCATCGGACACTGGGTTATCGAGCAGGCCTGCGCTGCTGCCCAGCATTGGGACGAAGAAGGCCTGCCGCCGTTTCCTGTGGCTGTAAACATATCAGCGCGTCAGCTGCGACAGAAAGACCTGGTACCACAGATCTCCAGTGCACTGCAGCGCTGCGGGCTTACCCCGGATCGTCTGCATGTCGAGATCACCGAAAGCAGTGTGCTGGACAACCCCGAGACCGCTATCGCGGTGCTCCACCGGCTGAACTCCCTGGGCGTACACATTGCCATCGATGATTTTGGCACCGGCTTTTCCAGCCTGAGTTACCTCAAAGAGCTTCCGGTAGACTGCGTCAAGATAGATCGCAGTTTCTTTCTGGAACTGCCCGAGGATGCCAAAAGCTCCTCGCTGGTTCTGGGGATTATCTCGATGATCGACGGGCTGGGGCTATCCATCATTGCAGAAGGGGTCGAGTCTGCCGGACAGATCAGCTTTCTGCAGGCAAACGCGCCAATCGTGGTGCAGGGCTTCTACTACAGTAAACCACTGAACAACCAGGCCTTTATCGAGTTTGTGCGCAAGCATCAGCAGGGATAA